From the genome of Carnobacterium viridans:
AAAATTGGTCAGTTTAATTGGCTGTTCACTGGAGATATTGAAGAGGCGGGAGAAGCAAAGTTAACAGCTCTTTACCCCAATCTAAGAGTGGATATTTTAAAAGTAGCACATCATGGCAGCCAAACTTCAACCAGTGAGAGTTTTATTCAAAAAATAAAGCCGAAAACAGCTTTGATATCTTGTGGGTTAAACAATCGCTACAATCACCCAAATGAGGATGTATTAAAACGATTGGCTTCATTAAATGCAGCAGTTTACCGGACAGATCTGCAAGGAAGTTTTAGGTACACCTATGCCGATTATTTACCCCAAGGGTTAAAAAAAGACTTTCAAACGATCTTAAAATAAATTGAAAATAGGCTTGCAAATTATTTTAATGCTTTGTACCATTAAGGCAATACAAGAAAGTGGTGGAACAGAGTGAATTTTGTATCAGAATTAGCAAAAATAAGAAAAGGCACGATTGCACATGTTTACGTTGTGTTAGGAACAGAATCCTATTTGGCAAGCGTAGCTAGAAAAACACTGTTGGACTCATTGCTTAGTGCAGAAGAATTGGAATTAAACTACGGTGCTTACGATATGGAAGAAGTTTCTATAGGAACAGCCTTAGAGGATGCAGAATCGATTCCGTTTTTTGGTGATCGTCGTCTCGTTTTTGTAGATAGGCCTATCTTCTTAACTGGTGATAAAACAAAATTAAAGATAGAACATGATGTAAAATGGTTAGAAAGTTACTTAACTCATCCTTCTGAGTCAACGACACTTGTATTCTTTGCTCCATATGAAAAATTAGATGAACGCAAAAAAATAACTAAGTTACTAAAAAAAACTGCCACCATAATAGAAGTAAATGCATTATCAGAAAAAGATATGCGAAAATACATCAAGGATACTATAGCAAATGAAGAGTACCGTTATTCACCAGAAGCATTTGAATTATTTATTCAATTAACAGATGCAAAATTATCTGTAGCCATGGGAGAATTGCCGAAACTTTTTATTTATGCTCAAGATACTAAATTTATTACACTAGAAGCCGTTCAAGAATTAGTGGCTAAATCTTTAGAACAAAACATTTTTGCGCTAAACGAATACGTTTTGAAAAAAGACGCAGGACAAGCTCTCAATTTATACCAAGATTTATTATTACAAAAAGAAGATCCTATTAAAATAAATGCGATTATGACTTCTCAATTTAGATTGCTTATCCAAGTCAAAATTTTAGAAAAAAAAGGGTATCAGCAAGGAGATATTGCTAAGCAGTTAAAAACGCATCCCTATCGTGTGAAATTAGCTATTCAACAAATGAGAAAAATTGAGGAGCATTCATTGATTGAAGCGTATAATGGATTGATTGATGCTGAGTATCGACTAAAGACAGGAAAAGGCGATAAAGAAATGCAATTTGAATTATTCGTTCTGCAGTATGCTCAAAAAAAGACAGCGAATTGAGAACAATACAAGCGTTTAAGATAATCCAGCTATCAAGTAAAAAAACTTTACACATTTTTATTGCATTGAAGCTTGTCTTTATGTATAATTGAATTTGTTGAAACAACTAGAATAGATTATTTTAAGTTGTAAATAATTGAAAGTGGGGTGAATCAAATGCCAAACATCGAAGCTGCAATCAAACGTGTTCGTACTTCTGAAAAATCAGCTGTACAAAACAACGTTCAAAAAAGTTCAATGCGTACTGCTATTAAAAAATATGCTCAATCTATTGAAGCAGGTAACGAAAATTCTGAACAATTACTTAAAGAAGCAATCAAAGCAATTGACATGGCTGCATCTAAAGGATTGATTCATAAAAATAAAGCTAACCGTGACAAATCTCGTTTAACTGCTAAATTAGCTAAATAAGAGGTCATTGTTATAACGTATATGTGAAAAAGCCTCAAGTCTTGATTATTCAAGACTTGAGGCTTTTTTATTTTTTGAATACTAGTGAAGTTTTATCAAATTAGTTGTAAGAACACACGTTCAGTGCTAAAATGATAAAATAGAATTGAAACTGTGTGTCTTGAATTAGACAGGCTTCTTTTTATATTGAATAGAAGTGCGAGGAGGTACTTGAAATGCCAAAAGACCAATTTGAACTGGTTTCTAAATACCAGCCTAGTGGTGATCAGCCGGATGCCATAAAAAAATTAATTAAAGGTATCGAAGCTGGAGAGAAAGAACAAACCTTATTAGGTGCTACAGGAACCGGAAAAACATTTACGGTCTCAAATGTCATTAAGGAAGTAAATAAGCCAACTTTAGTTATTGCACACAATAAAACATTAGCAGGTCAATTATATGGTGAGTTTAAAGAATTCTTTCCAGATAATGCTGTAGAGTATTTTGTCAGTTATTATGACTACTATCAGCCAGAAGCGTACGTTCCTTCAAGTGATACCTTTATTGAAAAAGAATCAAGTGTTAACGATGAGATAGATAAACTGCGTCATTCCGCAACGAGCGCATTGTTAGAACGAAGAGATGTCATTGTAGTAGCCTCAGTTTCATGTATCTACGGGCTAGTTAACCCTGAGGACTATAGGGATCACGTTTTGTCTTTACGTGTAGGTAATGAAATGAATCGTGATGAGATGTTGCGCCGTTTAGTCGACATGCAATTTGAACGTAATGATATTGATTTTCAACGTGGACGCTTTCGTGTTAGAGGAGACGTAGTGGAAATTTTCTTAGCATCACGTGATAGTGAAGCCATACGTGTAGAGTTCTTTGGAGATGAAATTGATCGTATCCGAGAAGTAGATGTTTTAACAGGTGAGATCAAGGCCGATGTTCAACATGTCCCTATTTTTCCGGCCACTCACTTTGTAGCGAACGATGAACAAACAAGATCAGCTATAAAAAATATCCAAGAAGAATTAGAAGAACGTTTAAAAGTTTTACGAGCTGAAGATAAGTTAATTGAAGCACAGCGTTTAGAACAGCGAACAAATTATGATTTGGAAATGTTGTTGGAAATGGGATATTGTTCAGGAATTGAAAATTATTCTAGACACATGGATGGGCGTAAACAGGGTGAAGCGCCTTACACACTAATCGATTTCTTCCCTGATGATTTTCTGATTGTCATAGATGAGTCTCATATTACAATGTCTCAAATTAGAGGGATGTATAACGGCGATAGGGCTAGAAAACAACAATTGATTGAGTATGGTTTCAGATTGCCAAGTGCTTTGGATAATCGTCCGCTTCGTCTAGAAGAATTTGAAAACCATGTAAATCAAATTATGTATATTTCGGCAACGCCAGGACCTTATGAATTGGAACGTGCTCCAGAAGTTATTGAACAAATTATTCGACCTACTGGATTATTAGATCCAATTATTGAAGTGCGTCCAATCAAAGGTCAAATTGATGATTTGATTGGTGAAATAAATGAACGAACCGAAAAAAATGAACGAGTATTTATTACTACATTAACTAAGAAGATGTCAGAAGATCTGACGGATTATTTGAAAGAGGTTGGCATTAAAGTTGCCTACTTGCATAGTGAGATAAAAACACTAGAACGAACCGAGATTATTCGAAATCTACGTCTAGGCGTATACGACGTATTAATTGGGATTAACTTGCTGCGTGAAGGTATCGATGTCCCAGAAGTATCGTTAGTTATTATTTTAGATGCAGATAAAGAAGGTTTCTTAAGAAGCGAACGTTCACTTGTACAGACAATTGGTAGGGCTGCGCGTAATGAAAACGGGAAAGTTATTATGTATGCAGACCGTATCACTGACTCTATGAGAGCCGCTATATCAGAGACTGAGAGACGTCGCGAAACCCAAGAAGAATACAATGAAAAACATGGCATCACGCCCAAAACGATTATCAAAGATATTCGCGATTTAATCTCGATTACTTCAGTAGTAGAAGGTGAGGATGAGGGAGCATCTGGTTTAGAAAATATTGCTAAGATGACGAGAGAGCAACGTCTAGAGCTGATTGATGGTATGGAAATTGAAATGAAGGTGGCAGCAAAAGAATTAAACTTCGAAAAAGCAGCTAATATAAGAGACATGATTTTAGAAATAACGGCACAGTATAAATTAAAATAATAGTACAAAAGAATGAAATAAATCTATTAAAACCTTGCAATTTCTTATAGACTCTAGTAGTATTTAATTGTGTACTAAACACATACCTTTTACTTGGTAAAACGAATCACCA
Proteins encoded in this window:
- the holA gene encoding DNA polymerase III subunit delta, with amino-acid sequence MNFVSELAKIRKGTIAHVYVVLGTESYLASVARKTLLDSLLSAEELELNYGAYDMEEVSIGTALEDAESIPFFGDRRLVFVDRPIFLTGDKTKLKIEHDVKWLESYLTHPSESTTLVFFAPYEKLDERKKITKLLKKTATIIEVNALSEKDMRKYIKDTIANEEYRYSPEAFELFIQLTDAKLSVAMGELPKLFIYAQDTKFITLEAVQELVAKSLEQNIFALNEYVLKKDAGQALNLYQDLLLQKEDPIKINAIMTSQFRLLIQVKILEKKGYQQGDIAKQLKTHPYRVKLAIQQMRKIEEHSLIEAYNGLIDAEYRLKTGKGDKEMQFELFVLQYAQKKTAN
- the rpsT gene encoding 30S ribosomal protein S20 — translated: MPNIEAAIKRVRTSEKSAVQNNVQKSSMRTAIKKYAQSIEAGNENSEQLLKEAIKAIDMAASKGLIHKNKANRDKSRLTAKLAK
- the uvrB gene encoding excinuclease ABC subunit UvrB, which codes for MPKDQFELVSKYQPSGDQPDAIKKLIKGIEAGEKEQTLLGATGTGKTFTVSNVIKEVNKPTLVIAHNKTLAGQLYGEFKEFFPDNAVEYFVSYYDYYQPEAYVPSSDTFIEKESSVNDEIDKLRHSATSALLERRDVIVVASVSCIYGLVNPEDYRDHVLSLRVGNEMNRDEMLRRLVDMQFERNDIDFQRGRFRVRGDVVEIFLASRDSEAIRVEFFGDEIDRIREVDVLTGEIKADVQHVPIFPATHFVANDEQTRSAIKNIQEELEERLKVLRAEDKLIEAQRLEQRTNYDLEMLLEMGYCSGIENYSRHMDGRKQGEAPYTLIDFFPDDFLIVIDESHITMSQIRGMYNGDRARKQQLIEYGFRLPSALDNRPLRLEEFENHVNQIMYISATPGPYELERAPEVIEQIIRPTGLLDPIIEVRPIKGQIDDLIGEINERTEKNERVFITTLTKKMSEDLTDYLKEVGIKVAYLHSEIKTLERTEIIRNLRLGVYDVLIGINLLREGIDVPEVSLVIILDADKEGFLRSERSLVQTIGRAARNENGKVIMYADRITDSMRAAISETERRRETQEEYNEKHGITPKTIIKDIRDLISITSVVEGEDEGASGLENIAKMTREQRLELIDGMEIEMKVAAKELNFEKAANIRDMILEITAQYKLK